A segment of the Bombus huntii isolate Logan2020A chromosome 9, iyBomHunt1.1, whole genome shotgun sequence genome:
AAAATGACTTCGGTAAAATGTATGTAATTGAACAACACATGTATATAACTCGATATCGGTTGACgcgaatatatatttatttgtttgtatTAATGAAcccaataaatgtaaatacttcgatctaaataaataaataattctttgcTATCGAAATTATGTACATGTACACgagtatataaaaatagaaaaataatgttCGTGATAATTGAAGTAGATGATACCTTTGTGCACGATGATCACGTCCTTGTAGGAAAATCaatgattataaatataattttcaactACATAATTCTGAACTTGTTTCTCGTAGATGTAAACGAAGTTGAAACAAAAATTGCCATGATTATTAGTACTTACTAACTTTTATCTTATAGGGTGgtataatttttatctctTAAGAATGTCAATTCGATCACTTGATAtcttataaaagaaattgcaTTATTGCGTAGTCCTGGAATCACAATACATATCGAAGCGCATTTGAAAAAACAAACAATAAAAGCCAGTTACTCACAATAGTACAATAGATTTAAAGTGTTCTGAGTCGTACACTAATACATGTTTCCAATATcaatatataacaatataaacgATCTTTTTTTCATTCGGTAATTTAAATAAACCAATAGTCTAACAATGCACAAATACACAAAGTAACGAATGTAAATATAACGTGTaaacatgttatattatataatggCAGAATTCCTAGTTTTAGTCTCAAATAATCGGTATGTATTTCCAGTAGGTATAGTATCGATtcgatatattattattgaaatgTTAATCGTGATTAAAGAGTATTAACCCGTgttggaaattttattcttcagGTTACTGTTGCGCATATCAGAAGATACGGTAGAGAATGGCAGAAGACGAGAGGCAAATTAGAGCGGCCGCAGAAACCTTGCTGAGTGAATCTGTAAACTCCCACAGGAGTTTGTACACTCAACAAAATGTAACGCGAACTCCGGATATCATCCTTAGCGAGGACCTTATCGCGGGTGCCATGCATAACGGGAGGATGTCCAACGTCAGACGCTTCTTTTGCCTCTTCGTCACCTTCGACCTCCTGCTTACATTCCTCATGTGGCTCATTTGTACAATGGTAAATTGCACATGTTACCGCAACTAATTCGCAATTGGAGAAAAAATAGCTTTTTCATTTATGTTCGTTTGATCATACATGAAATATTATCAACTTACCCGAAATGTATATCTAGATTGCCGGTGAGAGTTTGGAGTCCGCCTTCATGAATCAAGTAGTCCATTATCACATAAAAACCTCACTCTTCGACATAGTGGTAAGTACCATGGTAATTATATGGCGATAACTATTcgaaaaagaacgaagaacAATGTCCAAAATGACATTCACTTCGTCGAAAACAGAGATTCTAAGGATTTCATCTTCTCAGATGGCAGCGATTTGCAGGTTTACCGTGTTGTTGCTCTTCTATGCTCTGCTCCATTTGGATCATTGTATTATCGTAGCTGTAAGTATCGTAATTTTGTAAACGATTAGAATGCGATTAATCGTAAAATAGTAATATACGATATTGTATAAAAGAAACGCTATGTGATTTGTTACAGTTGACAACTGCCACGACGTGTGCTTTCTTAATTGCTAAAGTGTTTCTTTTTGATGTAAGTGCCAAGTCTTTGTTTAtgcattaaatatttataataacagACTTATTACTTTATCACTTTCATTTTTAGTGGTCGATATGCAATCAACCAGTATTTCAGGTTCTTCTTATCCTTACATCTTTTGTATTGCCTTGGGTGGAGGCTTGGTTCTTTGATATTCGTGTGTTACCTCAGGAAACACAAGCCAGAAATTGGTTTAGAAGtacgatatttataattattttcattattgaACATTAAGATGGATGTTGTGTATCAGTAGTAAACAGAATTTTCGAACTGGTTTTAGATTTTACGGATAATGAAAGAGAACCGCTCCTTCGAGGAGTTGTTTCGGAATCACGTCAATATACCAGCGAACCTGGTACATTTTTTACACCTATGGATTCACCAGCTCATTCTGATAACGAGGATGAAAGTTCTAGAACACCAGGTAATACTCGGGGCTTATCAAAAGCAACTGAAGTATTTCCACCTAAGTCTCTACCAAAACTCACGACAGAGATGGTGAgcaaaaattgtataataaatccTAGAAAGATATTAGTACGTTTAATAGTCTTTTTTAAACGATTCTTTAATGTTTATAGATACAGGACTATAAACGAAGAGCATATATATTAGTGCAAACTTGCCACGATTTATTGCAATCTAAAGATTGGcaaattcaaaatataatGTCAAATGGTGatattatcttttatataaACCGTCCTAAGGAAGGGAAAACATTAAAGATAGTAGTAAGTTTAAATGGGATATTAAGTTTATATATATTGAAGATTTTTTATTGTGAAATTGATTTCATATGATTTTTTAAGGGAACTATTGAAGCTCCAGCTGGTATACTCGTGAACAGATTATTCGACGAAGTTGAATTAACACCTTCATGGAATAGACTCGTTACAGAGTCGAAAAAGTTACAGGTAAcatcttttttattatgtcttattttttacatatttatcaaaattacaaattgtGATTTCTCAATCAGGACATTgatgaaaatacagatattgttTATCAAGCCACAAGTGCCCAAGGAGGAGGCATTATTGGCGCTCGTGATTTCGTTATTTTAAGACATCGTGTGCAGTACGGTAACTATTATATAAATAGTGGAATGTCAGTGCCTTTTACGTCATTACCAAATCGCAGTAACGTCGTCAGGTAAGATTGCAAGATACATCTTTAAGATTGTGCTATATCAAAAACTAATTATTTGTGCTAACGTTTTGTTAAAGAGCCGAGAACAAGCTAAGCTGTTGTGCAGCAGAACAATTACCTAATGACGAGAGTAAATGTCGATTTACGTGGATAATTAATACGAATTTGAAAGGCTGGCTTCCACAAAAAGTTGTAGATAAATCAATGTCTACTGCATTGATAGATTTCATGTCTTATGTAAGGAAATACATGGATGATACGTAAGGATCAACCGTTTAGTATATTGTAGGTTTCGATATTTGATCAGAAAACCACGGTCTTTCATAATCATCCTCTGGATTCGTGTGATTGAaggaatttcattttttttatagcatTTTTAATGTTCCGAGAGTAACGTAATTGTTAATCAAGTCAAATATGATTTTCCTACAATGTTTTCCATATGCATTAGTACAAACTAAAGGAAAAATGTAGGAGTCTATGAATGTTTATTTTGTGGAATTGACAGACTGACAAAAGGACGGTAAATGACTTTTTTCCATATTTCGTATTTCCTAATCAGAAATTAAAGTGAAGAGATACTTTTTATAGATgaaatatgtttaaaaaaatgattGATGTCTTATTTTCGATACATTTATACAGGATGTTATCGAAGTAGTGGtataagagaaaagaaggTGATTCTGCGCCAAAAAAGATATAgaacaaacaaataatatagaataaaaaaattacgtttcgtttttgagaaaatcgaaGTTGAAAAAATGTGactttatattttcgacttatcTTTTTATGTACATTCACTTCCTTTCAGCTTATACCACCAATTTGGCAACACCCTGTATCTTAAAttaatagagaaattaaacaTGCGTCTTGGGCAGGCACCATGTTTTGTAATTACTTTTCAATATATTATGACTTAACTATTATATTACctgtttataaattattcaaaagcGACATTATCATAACAAAATCTAATCTTGTTATTTATAAATCGTCTAAAATATTGACGATATTTATGGCTTTTAATTTTCTGCTTTATTCGTCTTGATAATTCTACtttgcatttttaatttttatttggcTATGTTGATTTACGAATGCAAATTATGTCCAGGTAAAGTCACTTTTGttataagaatattatttcgaaatattcatTTAGTTAATTACTTTAAATCTTGAAACTTTTGTTAAATTGCAGTGTAAATATACGAACATATACAGATATATAGTGCTTTACATAAATTCTTATTTGCTTATATATTCAATCACAATTAATTGTATTTACAATACACGTTTAATCATGATTCATGCATGAATCTGGTTGACTATGTTTATCTTCATTGCATGTACAAAAAAGGCAACAAAATATCAGGGAAAAGTTAAAGAATAAATAGTTATATAAGTAATTTGACATGAACAACATAATGGAATGTTTAAGAAAATCTTTTAAAGTATTTTCAtatcattataattttttaaaaaatacacaaTAGCATGATTCATTTTTAATGGCCGTTTCTCGTATATTTCATTCTTCGtatatttctttgtttctatAATTCCATAGGTAGTattctttattatttacaaaattcattttattcaCTAGATATATGTAGATTGTAAAAGAATGCATTTGataaattatgaatgaaaaatacacAAAGAACGCGCTTATAATATAGTAcgtatgtgtgtatgtgtatgtatatatatacatatataatataacatacatatatatttatattatataatgtatatatattattatatattttttattttattattacattatatcatataaatatatatatttagtaatatgtaataatacatataataatatataatatattaaataatttaaaatattatatattttttattttattttattattacattatgttatattatatatatatttttatttaataatgtaaaatatattatataatttaaaatatatatatataatctatatatatattaacgtAGTAAACTGTACATTTTAAAACAGTGGAACCTTGAAGAAAGTTATGGTATATCTACTTATTCATGACGCTAATGGAAATCATATCAATGAAAATATAGCATTTAATGTTAAGACATACTTTTGCCACTTCTAAtaaagtttattttttatcctAGATGTTATTGCAAATACATGATTGTACAATCTATAAACATGATTATTGTATAGTTACTTTTAATCGCAtatatttgtatgtatatacataacaGTCCATGTTCCGCTAGTCACATTTTTATTCTTGTAGTTAACTCAAATGAAGTTAGTTGTGTGTTCGATATCTAAGTTTGTAAGTCTGAATTACGTTTGCAGACAAATAACGATTAAATTGGATGTCAAGTTTGATCTGATTTTATAAAACTGGCCTAAATAAGGAAAATTGCCTATATGAATTGACGTTAATTGTACCGAAGTAATAAAATGTAGCAACTTTCTTTCGCTaaagaatttcatataattcatttaatttttccagCGCTTGTTTCAGTCACGTTTTATGTAGAAAAtctttgaaattatatttttggcTGATTATCATTTAGTCCCAACTAAAATTCTTATCTATAGTATAAAGTCGTGATGGCAATTCATCGTATAATTCGTGGCACGTATTCATGGTAACTTTTGTAATTGTATTGCTTAacttgtttatttattatcaactCACCCTTTTTAAATACCTGAGTTCCAAACGTTCCAAAAACAACAATGCCCTCTACGTATGCATTCGCACTATACCACGAAAGTGTTTATCCTATATCCGTCACGCTTAAATTCTGTATCTAGTGAATGTAAAGATAAGATTCTGTTATCTCATGTTACAGCTTACCAAAATCTATCGTTATCCGAAAAAGTTATCTTTAATACTCTCGTAAAGTTTTATCCCTCTTGAAGTTCGAAAGTTGAATAGTGTTCCCTCTTTAGTCAAGTTCGCGGAGCAACGATACATATAAATTGCAGTATAACGTGGTAAATCACACTTACCGAAGATCCGAGATCTCATATGAATAATTCGTAAACGAAACTTTGTTGTCGCCCTGAGACATAACCCGTAAGAAAAGTTATCCGTAAGAAAACAAGAAAAGTTATTACAGTGCGCACACATTAATGCGAGCGAAGATGTAGGGTAGTGTCACGTTAAGTGGCCGAACTATGCCTCGATAACTGGCTATCGTTATCCCCACCAGTCATGTGAACTGATTTTATGAAGCGAGGTTTTAATGTTGCCTATGTGAAATAAATGTGTTAGGCTATGATTACATGCGTGTTTTGAcgaattgaattattaaagcaatcaaatatgtgtataaattattacgagTAGAGTGCAagtttttatgtaaatttatatttttaagggtataattaaaatagtatagattcgataaaaaattgttttatctgctaagtattatagaaagcactatattttgaatattatacatgtatatctttTCATACTATGTGCATTCTATACAATTTTacactttcaaatttcctgCAATAAATGCATAAGAATCCGCAATCTATGAAtgaatatatacgtatatcggTTTCCAGATGTTTCATTCGTCAGTATGACAATTTGCTAGAACACATCCACTGTAACCGTAGCCTTAGGTGCCCGTATTGCATTCGCGcttaatgaaaatgaaagataTTCCAGATTTCTTAGAAGTATACCGTCCTTGGTAACTGACCAGATAAGGTCCCAACCCGCGACCGGTTAGCGAAGTATTACTATATAATCGGTGGGTCGGTCacttgtgtgtgtgtgtgtgtgtgtgtgtgtgtgtgtatgtgtgcgCGCGTATGGTGTGTGTAAAACAGGTGGCGCTGATGCAGGAGCCACAACCGAAATCGAGAAAGTCAGTCAGTCGGTCTCGCGCCTTACGCGTGTGCTTGTCATGTTTTGTGTTCGTTCGTAGTATTGGGGCGTCGTGTTTCATTATCACGTATTCACATTTAAAACGATTGTCAACGATTTATCGTGACAAGAACATTCTTTCTGTTCAATTCTACGAGGACAACAACAGGAACTTGCATCTAAACGGAGTGACGCCGGTTCAGGACGATGCCGGAAACGTAAAGGACGCTTCGAAGCGTCTATGACAGGATGATGCAGAAATGGTGAGtgcaaaataattgttatcgttttttcttcttcgaacgtgtttcaattttaaaaacgTCCCTTAGTTATTCATGCAAACCTTATATCTTGTAACCGAAAGAAAATTACCATTTACCGGTTACAATCGTTCGCTTTATAAGATCGTAGTGATTTGAATCGACGAAAGCGCAACTTTATGCGACTGATTCTGAAATAAACGTAGTTTAGTCGTCTGTAAACGTGTAAGTGTCGATTGTTTCTAAAGCGTAATAGTCGTGCGTAGAAAAATGTGATTCTAGGAGATCACGAGTAAGATTTAGTAGAACGTTGAATCTGATCGATAAGAATTCCAAGACACGTTTGACAAACGAACATTTTCGAGCATCAATGATTCTTGCACTAAACCTATGGTCGATTGAAGTATAGATAAAACTCGTAccaaagtaattaaaat
Coding sequences within it:
- the LOC126869378 gene encoding steroidogenic acute regulatory protein-like — encoded protein: MAEDERQIRAAAETLLSESVNSHRSLYTQQNVTRTPDIILSEDLIAGAMHNGRMSNVRRFFCLFVTFDLLLTFLMWLICTMIAGESLESAFMNQVVHYHIKTSLFDIVMAAICRFTVLLLFYALLHLDHCIIVALTTATTCAFLIAKVFLFDWSICNQPVFQVLLILTSFVLPWVEAWFFDIRVLPQETQARNWFRNFTDNEREPLLRGVVSESRQYTSEPGTFFTPMDSPAHSDNEDESSRTPGNTRGLSKATEVFPPKSLPKLTTEMIQDYKRRAYILVQTCHDLLQSKDWQIQNIMSNGDIIFYINRPKEGKTLKIVGTIEAPAGILVNRLFDEVELTPSWNRLVTESKKLQDIDENTDIVYQATSAQGGGIIGARDFVILRHRVQYGNYYINSGMSVPFTSLPNRSNVVRAENKLSCCAAEQLPNDESKCRFTWIINTNLKGWLPQKVVDKSMSTALIDFMSYVRKYMDDT